In Halobacteriovorax sp. HLS, the following are encoded in one genomic region:
- a CDS encoding phosphatidylglycerophosphatase A, protein MPDKNKLSVKNLDIFFLSVGGAGFFPWAPGTFGTLVTMPFLYALGTTGAPYFLFLPFLIISTAGACLVADITQRKLELHDPSWIVIDESLGIATTWLFIQNQSILHYTVIFALFRFFDIIKIWPASYFDKKVHHGAGTILDDIISGIFAGIVYLGLCYLRVI, encoded by the coding sequence ATGCCAGATAAAAATAAACTTAGTGTCAAAAATCTCGATATTTTCTTTCTTTCAGTAGGAGGAGCAGGCTTCTTTCCCTGGGCCCCCGGAACCTTTGGAACCTTAGTCACAATGCCCTTCTTGTATGCACTAGGTACCACAGGCGCCCCATACTTTCTTTTTCTACCATTCCTAATCATCTCAACGGCTGGAGCTTGTTTAGTAGCGGACATTACACAAAGAAAACTAGAACTTCATGATCCATCGTGGATAGTTATAGACGAATCATTAGGTATTGCAACGACTTGGCTCTTTATCCAGAATCAGTCGATTCTTCATTATACAGTGATTTTTGCTCTATTTCGATTTTTTGATATCATAAAAATTTGGCCTGCCAGCTACTTTGATAAGAAAGTACATCATGGTGCTGGTACTATCTTAGACGACATAATCAGCGGAATCTTCGCAGGGATCGTCTACTTGGGACTTTGCTACCTGCGCGTCATATAA
- the recA gene encoding recombinase RecA produces the protein MASKSTTSDANKTKALDLALATIEKQFGKGAIMKLDPQTKLERVPSISTGCLGLDLALGVGGIPQGRIIEIYGPESSGKTTLTLHIAAECQKAGGTVAFVDAEHALDTHYAQNLGVDIPNTLISQPDSGEQALEITDMLVRSGAVDLLIVDSVAALTPRAELEGDMGDSHMGLQARLMSQALRKLTGSISRSNTTVIFINQLRMKIGVMFGNPETTTGGNALKFYSSVRLDIRRIGAIKNGDDVTGNRTRVKVVKNKVAPPFKQIEFDIMYGSGISKTGDVLDLAVEHGVVEKAGAWFSYNNAKIGQGRENSKNFLTENSEIFEEIKQKVLAKNGLIKLDEPEINPETGEILDNGAQDIVEEAKPAKKTKKTKKTIQ, from the coding sequence ATGGCTTCAAAATCCACAACTTCGGATGCAAACAAAACAAAAGCACTAGACTTAGCACTTGCTACAATTGAAAAACAATTTGGTAAGGGTGCAATCATGAAACTTGACCCACAAACTAAGCTAGAAAGAGTACCTTCTATTTCTACAGGATGTTTAGGTCTTGACCTAGCTCTTGGTGTAGGTGGAATTCCTCAAGGTCGAATCATTGAAATTTACGGGCCAGAGTCATCTGGTAAAACAACTCTAACACTACATATAGCGGCCGAGTGCCAAAAAGCTGGTGGAACAGTCGCATTTGTTGATGCAGAACATGCGCTAGATACACATTATGCTCAAAACCTTGGTGTTGATATTCCTAACACACTTATATCTCAACCAGACAGTGGTGAACAAGCTCTAGAAATTACAGATATGCTTGTACGCTCTGGTGCTGTTGATCTTTTAATTGTTGACTCTGTTGCTGCTCTTACTCCAAGAGCTGAACTTGAAGGAGATATGGGTGATTCTCATATGGGACTTCAAGCGAGACTAATGTCACAAGCTTTAAGAAAATTAACAGGATCAATTTCACGATCAAACACTACAGTAATTTTTATTAACCAGCTTAGAATGAAAATCGGAGTTATGTTTGGTAACCCGGAAACAACAACTGGTGGTAATGCTTTAAAATTCTACTCTTCAGTTAGACTAGACATCAGAAGAATCGGTGCAATTAAAAATGGTGACGATGTTACAGGTAACAGAACAAGAGTAAAAGTTGTTAAAAACAAAGTTGCTCCTCCATTTAAGCAAATAGAATTTGATATTATGTATGGTAGTGGTATTTCTAAGACTGGAGATGTACTAGACCTCGCTGTTGAACATGGTGTTGTTGAAAAAGCTGGAGCATGGTTCTCATATAATAATGCCAAAATTGGTCAAGGTAGAGAAAACTCAAAGAATTTTCTTACTGAGAACAGTGAGATCTTTGAAGAAATAAAACAAAAAGTTCTTGCTAAGAATGGCCTTATAAAGCTTGATGAGCCTGAGATTAATCCAGAAACAGGTGAAATTCTCGATAATGGAGCACAGGATATCGTTGAAGAAGCTAAGCCTGCAAAGAAAACAAAAAAGACAAAGAAAACAATTCAATAA
- a CDS encoding regulatory protein RecX, producing MKKVEESSQKSAYLYCIRLLAKRDYSIYKITKKLKERGYDGEHIEQAIQEVIDLGYLKEENYIEARVKGLMHKGLHPSFIQIKLQEEKIRVDVDYILDIFSQYPMSTCEQVDKLIKKKLPREIDFNHQDYETKQKIKQRVFRYLMSKGHSYSKIQSQFEIIISSNQ from the coding sequence ATGAAAAAAGTCGAAGAATCTTCTCAAAAATCAGCATATTTATACTGCATAAGACTTCTCGCTAAGAGAGACTATTCCATTTATAAAATTACAAAGAAATTAAAAGAGCGTGGCTATGATGGCGAACACATAGAGCAAGCGATTCAAGAAGTAATAGATCTAGGCTATTTAAAAGAAGAAAACTATATCGAAGCGAGAGTTAAGGGCCTTATGCATAAAGGTTTACATCCAAGCTTCATTCAAATTAAGCTTCAAGAAGAGAAAATAAGAGTTGATGTGGATTATATTTTAGATATTTTTTCACAGTATCCCATGTCTACATGTGAACAAGTTGATAAACTAATTAAAAAGAAGCTTCCAAGAGAGATAGATTTCAACCATCAAGACTACGAAACAAAGCAAAAAATTAAGCAACGAGTCTTTAGGTACCTTATGAGCAAAGGGCATTCTTATTCAAAAATACAATCACAATTCGAAATAATTATTTCATCTAACCAATAA
- a CDS encoding ABC transporter substrate-binding protein: MKILNIFLLSIAILISSCKKQDKTNTLNVSLSGEISTIDPANSYDTISASIVYQGYEQLYEYHYLKRPYTLQPLLAEGMPTIENDGKKYTIKIKKNIQYHDDPAFKGKKRFVTSKDFITQLKRLAYLPTNSNGWWLFDQKIKGINDFRNKVGRDFSKFKSYSISGVTAPDDHTLVIELNDPYPQMLYTLAMSFTSPIPIEAVEMYENNLNNKIIGTGPYQLDEWKSSIRLTLKKNPYYRKVFYPGQGDRIANSRNLLADSGKVMPFIEKVEYNVYKEAQTRWLNFKAKKIDYLVIPKDNYSSAVDPNGNLTPELEKEDIKLQIFPTLTYWWLSFNMNDPLLGKNKNLRKAIAHGIDVEKYIKVFTNNIGQKSNSIYPPGIPGYDPSSKLPYEYNTEKAKMYLRKAGFPDGKGLPPLTYDVRGVSATNRQQADFVKSELLKIGINVEVALNTFPGFLEKARQGKLQFWQDGWALDYPDAENVLQLLITRNHAPGPNSTFYSNPKFDKLFNELKVLPNGAKKNELMKEMESIIIDELPWVMQYYSRNYILYHDRLNNYRHSDLIYNNFKYLRLK, encoded by the coding sequence ATGAAAATTTTAAATATATTTTTACTTTCTATCGCTATACTTATTTCTTCATGTAAGAAGCAAGATAAAACAAATACTCTAAATGTTTCATTATCTGGTGAAATTTCTACGATAGACCCTGCTAATAGTTACGATACTATTTCTGCCTCAATCGTTTATCAAGGATATGAACAATTATATGAGTATCATTATTTAAAGAGACCTTATACTCTGCAACCATTACTCGCAGAAGGTATGCCTACAATTGAAAATGATGGTAAGAAATATACAATTAAAATTAAGAAAAATATTCAATATCATGATGATCCTGCATTTAAAGGCAAAAAGCGTTTCGTAACCTCAAAAGACTTTATTACACAGCTAAAAAGGCTTGCCTATCTTCCTACCAATAGTAATGGGTGGTGGTTATTTGATCAAAAAATCAAAGGGATCAACGATTTTAGAAATAAAGTAGGAAGAGATTTTTCAAAATTTAAATCCTATAGTATTTCAGGAGTAACTGCACCTGATGATCACACCTTAGTCATTGAGCTTAATGACCCTTACCCTCAAATGCTCTATACACTTGCAATGAGCTTCACTTCACCGATTCCGATAGAAGCTGTCGAAATGTATGAAAATAACTTAAATAATAAAATTATAGGAACAGGCCCTTATCAATTAGATGAATGGAAATCTTCTATTAGACTAACACTAAAAAAGAATCCATATTACAGAAAGGTTTTTTACCCAGGTCAAGGTGACCGAATAGCAAATAGCAGAAACCTTCTAGCTGATTCAGGAAAGGTCATGCCATTCATAGAAAAGGTAGAATATAACGTTTATAAAGAGGCTCAAACGAGATGGTTAAATTTTAAAGCAAAGAAAATCGACTACCTCGTAATACCAAAAGACAACTACAGCTCTGCTGTCGATCCTAATGGTAATCTTACTCCTGAGCTTGAAAAAGAAGATATAAAGTTACAAATATTTCCTACGCTAACTTACTGGTGGCTTTCATTCAATATGAATGATCCTCTTTTAGGAAAGAATAAAAATCTAAGAAAAGCGATAGCACATGGAATTGATGTAGAAAAATACATAAAGGTCTTCACAAATAATATTGGTCAAAAGTCTAATTCAATCTATCCTCCAGGTATACCTGGTTATGATCCATCTTCTAAACTACCTTATGAGTACAATACAGAAAAAGCTAAGATGTATTTAAGAAAAGCTGGCTTCCCTGACGGCAAGGGACTACCTCCTCTTACTTATGATGTAAGAGGAGTTAGCGCAACCAATCGTCAACAAGCTGACTTTGTAAAATCAGAGCTATTAAAGATTGGTATCAACGTTGAAGTTGCACTAAATACATTTCCAGGATTTCTAGAGAAAGCAAGGCAGGGTAAACTTCAGTTCTGGCAAGACGGTTGGGCACTAGATTACCCAGATGCAGAAAATGTATTACAACTACTCATCACAAGAAACCATGCTCCTGGACCAAATTCAACTTTTTACTCTAATCCTAAGTTTGACAAACTTTTTAACGAGTTAAAAGTTCTTCCTAATGGAGCCAAAAAGAATGAGTTAATGAAGGAAATGGAGTCAATAATTATCGATGAGTTGCCTTGGGTGATGCAATATTACTCACGTAACTATATCCTTTATCACGACAGATTAAATAACTATCGCCACTCTGATTTGATCTACAATAACTTTAAATATTTACGACTAAAATAG